The Stutzerimonas stutzeri DNA window TCGGTGTGCAGCAGGGCGCGCTCGGCAAGCTCGGGCAGCAGGCCAGCGGGCAGGTTGTCGATGCAGTAGAACCCGTTGTCTTCGAGTACGTTCAGCGCGGTGCTCTTGCCCGAGCCCGAACGCCCACTGACGATGATCAGTCGCATCTGTACCCCATCGCGCTAGCCACCGTTCTGCACATCCACGACGACCTGGTACAGGCTGTCGTTGCTGGGTGCCTCGCGCAGACGTTGCCGTACCTCTTCACGGTCGAGCATGCTGGCGATCTGGCGCAGCAACTCGAGGTGCTCGTCGGTGGCCGCCTCCGGGACCAGCAGCACGAACAGCAGATCGACCGGGGCGCCATCGATGGCGTCGAAGTCCACCGGCGTTTCCAGGCGCAGCACGGCACTCACGGGGGCATTGCAGCCGACCATGCGGCAGTGCGGAATGGCGATGCCATTGCCGAAGCCGGTCGAGCCCAGCTTTTCACGGGCGATCAGGCTTTCGAAGATGGTCTGGGAGTCGAGGTCGGAAAGGTCCTGGGCGATCACCTTGGCGATCTGCTCCAGGACGCGCTTCTTGCTACCGCCCGGGACGTTCACCAGGGAACGTCCGGGGGTCAGGATGTTTTCGAGTCGGATCATAATGAGCGTCAGCGGGTGACGGCACCCTGGGTGTGGTCGAGCTGCTTCTCCTTGTGCTTGATCAGCTGACGGTCGAGCTTGTCGACCAGCAGGTCCACGGCAGCGTACATGTCTTCGTGTTCGGCATTGCCCACCACTTCGCGACCGGCGACGTGCAGGGTGGCTTCGGCTTTCTGCTTGAGTTTCTCGACCTGCAGGACCACTTGGACGCTGATGATGCGGTCGAAATGACGGGCCAGTCGGTCGAATTTCTCCTCGATGTAGTCACGCAGGGCATCGGTAACTTCCAGATGAACACCGCTGATGTTGACTTGCATACTGCTATCTCCTTTGCCTTGTGCGAAGAGCAGGTCTTGAGGCCTGCCGCCGGGACAGTTCGACCAGTGGCCGATCACAGCAATCGTTTACGCTCGCTGGA harbors:
- the hpf gene encoding ribosome hibernation-promoting factor, HPF/YfiA family, giving the protein MQVNISGVHLEVTDALRDYIEEKFDRLARHFDRIISVQVVLQVEKLKQKAEATLHVAGREVVGNAEHEDMYAAVDLLVDKLDRQLIKHKEKQLDHTQGAVTR
- the ptsN gene encoding PTS IIA-like nitrogen regulatory protein PtsN yields the protein MIRLENILTPGRSLVNVPGGSKKRVLEQIAKVIAQDLSDLDSQTIFESLIAREKLGSTGFGNGIAIPHCRMVGCNAPVSAVLRLETPVDFDAIDGAPVDLLFVLLVPEAATDEHLELLRQIASMLDREEVRQRLREAPSNDSLYQVVVDVQNGG